Proteins from a single region of Synchiropus splendidus isolate RoL2022-P1 chromosome 3, RoL_Sspl_1.0, whole genome shotgun sequence:
- the LOC128756361 gene encoding uncharacterized protein LOC128756361, translating into MMEEAEVQGAVRPKKMQAQQHASADDRKQRSDSGGKASGNKKSNFKPKESNIRPNLANANAKLRAQLAESKREQYKLQCREYMAKRRAGEFKFHLKQLHGKYSFSVLESERTILELKEQLEQARNENLISQTENEELKKNNNLFVEMLEKEQAENKNMAARMEKTEELKVELEEAMQRKQKEWTQKSACLNTKMEELELKLQELLKKRG; encoded by the coding sequence ATGATGGAAGAAGCGGAAGTGCAAGGAGCTGTAAGGCCAAAAAAAATGCAAGCCCAGCAACATGCAAGTGCAGACgacagaaaacagagaagcgACTCTGGAGGGAAAGCGTCCGGTAACAAAAAGTCAAATTTCAAACCCAAGGAGAGCAACATTAGACCAAAcctagctaatgctaatgcgAAACTCAGAGCCCAGCTAGCAGAATCGAAGCGTGAGCAGTATAAGCTACAATGCAGGGAGTACATGGCCAAGAGAAGAGCCGGCGAGTTCAAGTTCCACCTGAAGCAGCTTCATGGTAAGTACTCCTTCTCCGTTTTGGAGTCTGAGAGAACCATCCTGGAGCTCAAGGAGCAGCTGGAACAGGCTCGCAACGAAAACCTGATCAGTCAGACGGAGAACGAGGAgttgaagaagaacaacaacctGTTTGTTGAAATGCTGGAGAAGGAGCAAGCAGAAAACAAGAACATGGCAGCCAGAATGGAGAAGACGGAGGAGCTGAAGGTCGAGCTGGAAGAGGCAATGCAGAGAAAGCAGAAGGAGTGGACTCAGAAATCTGCCTGCCTCAACACTAAAATGGAAGAACTTGAATTAAAATTACAGGAGTTATTGAAGAAGCGAGGCTGA